The Desulfobulbaceae bacterium region AACTCTTCGGCCGCTGCCGCAGATTCTTCGGATGAGGCGGCGTTTTGCTGAGTGACCGAGTCCATCTGTGAGATAGCCAGATTGATCTGACTAAGTCCCTGGGATTGTTCCTTGGAAGCATCGCTGATTTCTGAGAGCAGACCTCCGACCTTGGTGCTGCTGATAGCGACTTCTTTAAACGCCACCGTTACGGTGCCAACGATCTCTTTGCCAGCTGCTACTTTTTGAACTGTTTGTTCGATGAGTTGGGCGGTATTCTTCGCAGCATCGGTAGCTCGCATGGCCAGGCTTCTGACTTCGTCGGCCACGACCGCGAATCCTGCCCCGGCCTCACCGGCACGAGCGGCTTCAACTGCAGCGTTTAAAGCCAGGAGGTTGGTTTGAAAAGCGATTTCGTCAATGGTTTTGATGATCTTGTAGGTCTGCTCACTTGCCGAGGAGATATCTGCCATTGAGCGGTCCATGGCATCCATTGCCGTGTTGGTTTCTCCGATGGTAGACAGTGACTGCTTCATCATGATATCGGCTTGGGCCGCATTGTCCGCGTTTTGTTTGATCATGGAGTTCAGTTCTTCCATGGAAGCGGATGTTTCTTCGAGGGCTGAGGCCTGCTCGGAGGCGCCATCTGCCAAGTTCTGACTGGAGTCGGAGATCTGGTTTGCCGCTGCCGCGATCTGACCTGCGGCGCTGTCCAGTTTTTTGACGCTTTCATTGATAGGGTTGGTGATGTTGCGCGTCAGGAGATAGGCAATCAACATCGCGACTGCGGCTGAGAGGAAGGTAATAATGGTAGCCATGGTGATGTTTTTGGTCTTGACCGTGTCAAAGAGTGCGTCTGCTTCTTTGGCGTCGTTCTCCAGGGAGAGGATGATCCTGGCAAGTGGGGCATCGGCATTGGAGCGTTTTTCGACGATTCGATCAGCCATGGCGCGAATAGAAATCCTGGTGGCCTCATCAAGAACAGCATCGTTTGCTTTGGCCTCCAGTGTCGGGAGTATTTCATCCCTGAATATGGCTATGTAGGCTTTGAAGTTGGTGATATACTCGTTAGCCCAGCCTTTTTCTTCATCGGTGTCCACCAGGGAGAGGAGGGTCATTGCGTCAGTGGCTGCTTGGCGTTCCAATTCGGCTAATTCCTCTTTACTTGTATCAAGTTTCCGGTTGATGATGGCATCGGCCACTGTGCCGTAGGACATGTCCAGGGTTTCCATGACATGACCAACTTCGAGGACATCGGTAGACTTTTGCATTCCTATGTCCTGGAGGCTCGCTAGTTCCTTCATCGCTTGAATTTGGGCGGCAACGGCCGCGCTCAGCATTAAGACCACGAACAGAAAACCGCAGATTATTTTTTGACTCATTCTCAGGCGTGAAAACATATAATTTTCCCTTTTTTGTTGTTAAGGCAAATGGAAAAAGTGAGCACTAGGAGCTATAAGGGTTGCTAGTATTACATCACAGGCTTTATCATTAAGTCAATTATTT contains the following coding sequences:
- a CDS encoding chemotaxis protein translates to MFSRLRMSQKIICGFLFVVLMLSAAVAAQIQAMKELASLQDIGMQKSTDVLEVGHVMETLDMSYGTVADAIINRKLDTSKEELAELERQAATDAMTLLSLVDTDEEKGWANEYITNFKAYIAIFRDEILPTLEAKANDAVLDEATRISIRAMADRIVEKRSNADAPLARIILSLENDAKEADALFDTVKTKNITMATIITFLSAAVAMLIAYLLTRNITNPINESVKKLDSAAGQIAAAANQISDSSQNLADGASEQASALEETSASMEELNSMIKQNADNAAQADIMMKQSLSTIGETNTAMDAMDRSMADISSASEQTYKIIKTIDEIAFQTNLLALNAAVEAARAGEAGAGFAVVADEVRSLAMRATDAAKNTAQLIEQTVQKVAAGKEIVGTVTVAFKEVAISSTKVGGLLSEISDASKEQSQGLSQINLAISQMDSVTQQNAASSEESAAAAEELSSQAASMIDTVIDLRSLIDGKGASTAKQSPAAQKLPSTRLSTIPSSIKKIPARPALTVLPQPKSSPQKPPVKPKAINPKSVIPLDNEDSFEDF